TGTCATTTGTCAACACAACTAAGGTTCTAATTTTTCTTTCTACTACACCGTTAGATGCAGGACAATAAGGTGGAGTAATTTCATAAATTATTCCCAATGATCTAACAAAAGAATTAAACTCATTAGACTCGTATTCACGAcctctatcacttctaattctttttatttttttaccaaaCTAATTTTCAATTTCATGGATATAAATTTTAaagttttcaaaattttcaaaagcatcacttttatttttcatcaagaaaacatatgtatacttaGAAAAATCATCGATAAAAATGATAAAATATCTACTTCCTCCATGAGTTAAAATTCCTCCAAATTCACAAATATCAGTATGAATTAATTCTAACAACCCATTTTTTCTTTCAACTTGAAAATGAGGCCTTTTGTGATTTTGGCTTTACTACAAGCCtcacatttttcaaaatccttttGAATCATTGGGATTAATCCTAAATTACTCATGATTCCCACATAACGATTATTAATATGACACAAACAAGTATGCCAAAAAGTAAtagaagaaagcatgtaaacagaattagtaactttattcatctcaacattcaacttaaacATCCCATCGCAAGCATATTCCTTTTCCACAAAAATACATTTTTTCACTATTACGTATTGATCAAACTCAAtaatttgtttgaaaactagacatcaattttttttttcatggaaGGAGTAAAAAGTTCATCTTTTAAAATTAATACCCTTCCAGAGGTGAAGCTCAACTCGACATCTCCCTTTCCAAGCACTTGAGTAGTGTGAGAATCACCAAACATGATTTTGGACTCCTCAAATGAAGTATACGCTAAAGAAAATGAATAAAGGGTGAGTAataaataggagattacaaaggAACATAAGACCACGTTCATCCATAACTCATATAAATAATGAGATAGTGGAAGAATAGAAAGTAATGGTCTATCAATGCACCAAAACGTAAGAGCAAAAGAGATCATTTCTCTGCCACTTTATGGCCACAACGAAAAGGTGGTAAATGCTCTTGAACAGCCGCTTTAATCAGCCActttaatataataataataataataataataataataataatattaaaatgGTCAAAATATCCTTCACAGACAAATTATCACATCAGATTAAATTATTTATCACATATTATTACATCATTATTCGTTTTTGAGTTCTCATTTTTTAATCGTGCATCTTAGTGGGGCCCACAAGAGAAAATTAGCCTTAGCTGACGCCCTAAGCCTATCACAATAGCAAAGTCATATTTGCTGTGCACCGCATCTGTCCGCTTTTAGAAATAGAAAGCCAACTCAAATCACTagtaaaataaaattattggagTTTAACTTCTACATATTTATCatgaaaaaaaaataggaaattaATACATAGATAATTTTTCATAATAAATATTTCAGCAGCATGACAAAAATGATTCCTTCCGTCTCAATTATGTGATTTTTCTCGCTTGTCGAGAGTTAATTTAATTAATCTTCAGAGCTAATTAAATCTgataaatttaatattttaatatatatacacTTAAAAATTATACAATGCAATAAAAAAGTATTTTAAAATACTGAATATAATTCACATATTTTGAAGGAAAATTACGCTCTAtggctatttttgaaaatatttacgccacaTAGCGCATATTTAAAGTTTGTTATCCGATTTAGCTCATATTTGTGTATAGACACCTTTTGCACGCTGCTATACAAGGTTGATAATGTCTGTTCCTagatataatattgtataatactccctccgaataaaaaagagtgtccacttagcctttttttttaggtaaaaaagagtgtccacttatcaaatcaagaaagaattaacctaattttttcagatttgtccttattaagtgttatgtgatcaaatcctaatacctatttaattaggggcaatTCAGTAAAATtaccttttttttctctttaaaagttagtattttcttaagttGGCGCAAATCGCAAGAGAATATTGTATATTGGTTTATGAGACGGAATAACTTTCAAAAACATTCTCTTTTGTGAATTTCGGAAAACGgatagtatcacataaattgggatagaaaaaataataaattacTAAATAGCATTGATTATACAAAGATCTGTTTCAGTACGTGTAacattaaaatcaaaattttggATAGTGAAGTTTTAGGAGAGAAAAAAGAGAGGACCAAGCAAGGCCTTATCtgttttacccaaaaaaaaaaaaaaaacctcagtcCGCATCCTATAATCAACAACAGCCAAGATTGAACAAACAGCTCAGACacagctctctctctctctctctatacgATAAACTTTTCTTTTTTAGTAAATTTTGTTGTAACTTTCAAGACAAAAGGGTGTGGCACGAAACCCGGTAAGCCAACTCTGACTATATAAACGTTCTTGCTTTCAAGTGTACGTCTGTTCTCTCCTTTGTTTTTTTGTTCATTTCACAAGCCCTATCTGTTTGCTTTTGACTCTGCCCTTCATCAGGTTAGGTATCAAAGTTTATGCTTTATTATTCCTATAGATTCACTTTTTTATGTTTTGAATCAGAATTCTCTTTTATTGGTTTTGTTTGGTCCCAATTTATGGGATTCTTCGTATTGCTGAAAATAACATGTGTCAACATCATATGCCTTTTATTGGGGTTCTATTCTATTCAATCTTTAATTCCCAGGTTTCAGTTTTATAGTTTTTCTGATTCTATTGAATCCTTAATCCTTGGGTGTTAGTTTAATAATCTTTAATGACTGGATTATAGTTTACTTCTACAAAAAAGATTGTTTTTTAGTTAATTATCAGTTCCATTTGTTGTCACTGGCCGTGTTTCTGTTGATTCGTTtcaaatatttatacatatgttgATGTTTATTAGTCCCTGAGCCAaagatgtgttttttttttctttccaaatagTCTAATGCTTTTGTTTGTCAGTGATGGTTGAGTCTAGGATTTTCCAGTTTAACTTTGTTCTTAGCATATTTGAGCTTAACTTGGAGTGATATTGACTGTATGATAAAGCATGTGAGCTGCTGAAAATTCTAAATACCTAGATTTCGAAGGATTTCGGTTGTGTTTTTGAATCAATTCAGCATGTCTCGGttcctttttctcttcttctttgatCTTTGGAAGTTTGATCTTCTTCCATCCTGTCTGGTTTCGTTTATGTAGTCTGGGTTAGTCTATTGGTACGTAGAATGATTCAAGATGTGGCAATGGAACTTGGAGGATATCACTTTAGGACAATTGGGGCAAAGAGTATATGGTTGATGGCTTTGCCGAACCAGTAACATTCTTTTTGATGCTGAGAAAAAAATACTGTAATATTGAGGAAGGGAATATCAATGAGATATATTTGAAATAGCCAGTAGAAGCTTTGATAGAGCCTATCTCTAGAAAACAAGAGAGCTACAAGCTATAATTTACACAAATTCACATTGAGTTGATAAAAAAGACCGCTATGGACAGCCTTTTTCAATAACGACGCCATAATCTATATCGATATCTGTTTCATTGTTCCTTTGTCTTTTCAAATAATAATTTCTCTGGTGAAAAAAAGGATTATCTTGAAGTGCCATGAGACATCGAATAAGCCCTCTCTAGTTTCTGCTAAGCTTTCCACCTCCAAGGAAAGGAAAGGTAGACGTACAGAATTGTTTATGCCCCACGTATTGCAATCCTGGTTTAGGCAGGGGAATTCTAAATGCGGGATATGCAAAATTAAAGACTCTGCAGATGGTAGTCATTGTTTCATTTGCTATAAAGGCTATCTCCTTCCAGCATAGTTAGATGGAAGAACCTTTGTTTGCACTTTGCATAGCTCATATAATGTGCTTCTTCCTCTCTTACAATAAAATAAGAGTATTATGATCGAAACTGAGATTTGATAAATATCGTCATTTGATATTACTTCTTTGGTTATCAGAGTCGTTTGTTTGTTAATCTTGGTTTTGAGCTCTTATCTCTTATTAGTTCTCCTGTATTTAAGATGTCAAGTCGTGTTCCCAAGTATTAACTTTTCTCCAAAACTGGTGACTTCTTTTTCCTCCTCTCTATCCCTTTTTGAAAGGGAAACTTACAAGCAATGGACATAATAGTCCAGACACCCAGATTGATAGGCACATCCTAGGGGCTCATTGTAGTTCACTAGTTTGTCACGTTTCTTTGCAACAAATACAAAATGGTTCTCTATTAGAGAAGTACTCAGTTTGCTTCTGAACAGTGGCCGAAGCATATCAAGGGCTGCATCTTGTCCTCCTACCACCTATCCGGTTTTCTTATGATGTTAACCTTGTGCGTTTCTTATTTTGCAGTAGTTGTAGAGTAAAATGAGTGGCCTAGATGCAGCCAGAGCAGAACTTGCCCTTGCAGTTTTGTACTTAAACAAAGCAGAGGCAAGGGACAAAATATGTAGGGCAATACAATATGGTTCAAAATTCCTGAGTAATGGAGAGCCTGGCACTGCTCAAAATGTTGACAAAACAACTAGCTTAGCAAGGAAAGTATTCCGTCTTTTCAAGGTTAGCATTCAATGTATTTTGACATATTCATATTAAGAGCATTTCTATTATTCAAACAGTGGTACTAATTATAATAGCATTTATTTTCACCATTATCTATTATGTCTTTTGAGTCTTGTGTCCTTTTCTGCTACAGTTTATAAATGATCTGCATGGGCTTATTAGTCCACCTGCCCCAGGAACCCCACTCCCACTCATCTTGCTGGGAAAGGTAAATACCCACTCTCTCTTCTTGTGATCCATAATTTTTATTGTAGTGTTACCTGTCTAACAGTGCTGGTGATTGCAGTCAAAAAATGCATTGCTATCGACTTTCTTGTTTCTGGATCAATTTGTGTGGCTTGGAAGGACAGGCATTTACAAGGTATTAATTTTTTTGTATTATGCAGTCGTTCGGTTTCTCTAGAGATAAGACAATGAATGGTAAATGTCCTAACATTCTTGTTTTGTTTTACACAGAACAAAGAACGCACTGAGTTACTTGGCAGGATCTCTCTCTTTTGTTGGATGGGTTCCTCGATCTGTACCACTTTAGTGGAGGTTACTCCTCACCTTACTATTCGGCACGTGAAACTAGTGCTTGATCATTGCTCCTAGTATTTGCTTTTATGCCAATAGTTTGTCTAACACTTTGCTAATTACCACAGATTGGTGAGCTCGGGAGACTTTCAGCATCAATGAAAAAGCTGGAGAAGGAACTCAAGAGTAGCGAAAAATACAAGGTTTGCCAATTCCAAGCATCGTGCATTATGTTTATTTGGTAGCTCTGTGGAATTTCCCTTTGAAGATTATTCACATTTGTGATGTTTGGTAAATTTTGCATTGTAGAACGAGCAATACCGGAGTAAGCTTCAGAAGTCAAATGAGAGGTCCCTAGCCCTGATTAAAGCAGGCATTGACATAGTAGTTGCTGTTGGATTACTCCAATTGGCACCTAAGAAGGTCACTCCTCGTGTAACAGGAGCCTTTGGATTTGTTAGCTCCTTGATATCATGTTATCAGGTACATATCACTTATGTATTCATCTTCTCCTGGTCTACTTAAGCTGTGGGTGATACTATCAACTACAGTGGAAATGATTTACAATTAAAGAAGGAAAAGCATGATAAATAAGGAGAAGATTTTGGATACCTTAGATTGACCTAACTTCAATTAATCTTTTCAAAAGGAATTAAAGCTTATCAAAACTTCTAGCTAGTGTATTGAGATGCCTTATTTTCCTTGTGCAGTTGCTCCCAGCACCGCCCAAGGCCAAGACGCCGTGAAAGGCTCTAATGCCGTTGATGAATTCTCAGCATCACTAGAATAATTATTTGTGATATGCATACTGCTTATGAAGTCTCAGCAGTTTGTCTACATGTTGCAGTGAAATATTACCTTGTTTTCTGCATATTTCATTTTGGTACAGAACTTTAATAATGATATGATGCGTCTTAGATTTTACTACATTTGAATggtgtggcatttctaggccagaTATTGTACTGCAAACAGATTTCCAGATCAACACTAAACCCAAGTGTCGTTAGTGGTAAGGACCAGGAGTGAGGATATCTCAAATAGTGGACTAGATTTGTATTTAGCAGAAGATACAAAGAGGTTGAAATGAATGTTATAACTTCCCCTTTCAAGAGTTCCTAAAGGTGAcatgatttgtataaaaaataagaaaaactatcTTCTGAAAGAGGCGTATTTATTCAGCTCCTGATGAACTTTCAATGATAAACAAATTATTTCCTGAAATATTTTTCATCTTGCATATCCACCTGAACGATTAGGTTTAACTCTCTGATAGAAAGGAAAATACGCAAGCAGGATCATCTCATCTACAAAGGAGTTTATGCAGCTCCAGCCTCTAAAATTAAAAAGAACTGGTGTGAATTTACAAAGGAGAATGCAGGATATTACTTGAAAAGTAATGTAGAAAACTAAAAGAAGAGAAAATCATAGCGTTATATTACAAAGGGTGATTGGTATGAAAGAAAATATCTTCCGAAAACTATTTTTCCAGAAGAAACTTTATCTCACTATCCAACACTAATAGCAGTTAAAAACTATTTCAAATGAACTATTGGAGATGTTATCATTCATATCAAGCACACCAAACTTCTCTATGGTCCATTTACTTGTCGTCGTCATTCTACTTCATGGGTCTAAAGCTAGGCAGGTAATTCTTTTACTTAATATTTCAATAGACCTGCATCTTCAAGCACTACTTCTTCGAATGTTATGGGAGGTACATTTGCATCTTGGATAAATTCTGTTAACAAGCTTTGCAACATTGATTAGCGAACCTCTCTTTGTACTTGAGCACAAAGTCTCCAGACGGTTCGATGTTCTGTACACCAAAGGCAGGACGGAG
The sequence above is a segment of the Lycium barbarum isolate Lr01 chromosome 6, ASM1917538v2, whole genome shotgun sequence genome. Coding sequences within it:
- the LOC132645669 gene encoding peroxisomal membrane protein 11D; this translates as MSGLDAARAELALAVLYLNKAEARDKICRAIQYGSKFLSNGEPGTAQNVDKTTSLARKVFRLFKFINDLHGLISPPAPGTPLPLILLGKSKNALLSTFLFLDQFVWLGRTGIYKNKERTELLGRISLFCWMGSSICTTLVEIGELGRLSASMKKLEKELKSSEKYKNEQYRSKLQKSNERSLALIKAGIDIVVAVGLLQLAPKKVTPRVTGAFGFVSSLISCYQLLPAPPKAKTP